The genomic interval ttatttaacgttcggtTAACGTCACTCTCGTTCATTCGGTCACACACTAATGAAAttcttgtgtagttcgcgaacgaactagaTCGTAAGAGTGAACAAGACGCGCATGTGCAGTGAGCGAGCGGCAGTCCTGGTAGTGTAGTGCCGTCCCACTCTCGCTCATTCGGTCACGAACTAGTGAACTAAGGAACGAGGAGTGAGGGACTAGTTCGACTAGTTCGACTAGTTCGACTAGTTCACCTGTGGGAGCGCTCTTACGACctagttcgttcgcgaactacacaatTGCCTATTAAATAcggggacgatggagtgcaggctttgtctcggatcagctccggccgagtcttccgtctccatcttcggcgatcctcatccagagcgtctggagcaatacattcggacctgctgtcaaatttatgtcaGTTACTGGTTTATAGGTTACAATTATTGTGCACCCAATTGGTTAACTCTTCTACTTctttcatctgcaggttaaaagaggcgacgGGTTGCCGAacacggtgtgtctttcgtgtaagaccaattTGGAATTGttaatcagctttcgaaaggcttgttttcgaagcaacgAAACATCAAAAGTGAGGTTGGACGATTGCTTGAatatcaagactgaagaagttttgttggaagatttaatatgggacgatgagccttcattACCGacaattcaacaaaaaaattgtgaaattagTACAAAACTTGTTTCACATACTAGAGAAAAACCGTtcgaatgtgaaatttgtttaaaatcattttctcaaaaaactAAACTCgagtcacataaaaaattgcatactgggttaaaaccatacaaatgtgacgtttgtttaaaaacatttactcgaaaatctaGCCTTaaatcacatgaaaaattgcatactgggataaaaccacacaaatgtgaaatttgttttaaatcattttttcgtaAATATGCCCTTGAGTCCCATAAAAATTTCCATACTGGGACAAAtccatacaaatgtgaaatttgtttaaaatcattttctcaaaaaactAAATTCGAGTCACATAAAAAATGGCATACAAggttaaaaccatacaaatgtgacatttgttttaaatcatttactcgaaaatctaGCCTTAAATCACATGAAAAAttacatactgggataaaaccgcacaaatgtgaaatttgttttaaatcattttttcgtaAATATGCCCTTGAGTCCCATAAAAATTTCCATACTGGGATAAAtccatacaaatgtgaaatttgtttaaaatcattttttcacaAATCTAGCCTCAagtttcataaaaaaacgcatactgggataaaaccatacaactgtgaaatttgtttaaaatcatttactctaaaATCTAGCCTcatgtcacatgaaaaattacaTTCTGGGATACAAccatataaatgtgaaatttgttcaaaatcatttactcgaaaatattatcttgtgttacatttaaggtctcacacgggggaaaagccttacaattgtgacgtttgtttaaaatcatttattcgaaaatatagacttgtgatacatttaagatctcacacaggggaaaagccttacaagtgtgaaatgtGTTCAAagtcattttctcaaaaatctggCCTTAAATCACATGAAATattgcatactgggaaaaaaccacacaaatgtgaaatttgtttaaaaacattttctcATAAATATAGCCTTGAGTCACATAAAATATCgcatactggggtaaaaccatataaatgtaaaatttgtttaaaatcatttactctaaaATCCAGCTTCGGGTTACATAAAAAatcgcatactgggataaaaccacacaaatgtgaaatttgtttaaaatcatttactcaaaaatttaGCCTTAaattacatgaaaaattgcattctgggatacaaccatacaaatgtgaaatttgtttaaaatcatttattcgaaaagatagacttttgttacatttaaggtttcacacaggggaaaagccttacaagtgtgaaatttgtttaaaatcttttacTTACAATTCTAGTCTCAGGTTTCATAACAAaacgcatactgggataaaaccacacaaatgtggaatttgtttaaaatcatttactctaaaATCTAGCCTCCTGTCACATGAAAAATCGCATACTGGGATACAactatacaaatgtgacatttgtttaaaatcatttattcgaaaagataAACTGGtaatacatttaagatctcacacaggggaatagccttacaagtgtgaaatttgtttaaaatcattttctcaaaaatatagTCTCGTGTTACATAAAAAATCGCATACTGGTATAAAACCATACTAATGTGACATTTGTTAAAAAGCATTCATCGAAAAATGTGACGTGAAATATATCCTAAGATGAAATAAtaacatcatacatatatgtatgtataaaaagattgtttgttatataaatactgtTTATATTCTAAAGTTTTGACCGCAATCGTGCAATGATGTTTTTAGCGCCCCTCTCACatgggatatttgttttaaataaattctctTACAAGTCTAACTTTGAATTGCACAAAGATATCAcagaaatgtgaaatttgtttaccaTCAGTTTACTATATGTAAGTGTTTTCACTTACATATAGTAAACTgccagatgaaattagaaatataCTTGCAATAGTGATACATTTCTGGTACCTGTAAGGCAACACCTTTGTATGAATTTGTaaatggttatttttatttcttgtgtacatacatgtgcatatgtgtatgtatattattatttgtaggatttaatatg from Arctopsyche grandis isolate Sample6627 chromosome 9, ASM5162203v2, whole genome shotgun sequence carries:
- the LOC143917059 gene encoding uncharacterized protein LOC143917059, with product MECRLCLGSAPAESSVSIFGDPHPERLEQYIRTCCQIYVKRGDGLPNTVCLSCKTNLELLISFRKACFRSNETSKVRLDDCLNIKTEEVLLEDLIWDDEPSLPTIQQKNCEISTKLVSHTREKPFECEICLKSFSQKTKLESHKKLHTGLKPYKCDVCLKTFTRKSSLKSHEKLHTGIKPHKCEICFKSFFRKYALESHKNFHTGTNPYKCEICLKSFSQKTKFESHKKWHTRLKPYKCDICFKSFTRKSSLKSHEKLHTGIKPHKCEICFKSFFRKYALESHKNFHTGINPYKCEICLKSFFHKSSLKFHKKTHTGIKPYNCEICLKSFTLKSSLMSHEKLHSGIQPYKCEICSKSFTRKYYLVLHLRSHTGEKPYNCDVCLKSFIRKYRLVIHLRSHTGEKPYKCEMCSKSFSQKSGLKSHEILHTGKKPHKCEICLKTFSHKYSLESHKISHTGVKPYKCKICLKSFTLKSSFGLHKKSHTGIKPHKCEICLKSFTQKFSLKLHEKLHSGIQPYKCEICLKSFIRKDRLLLHLRFHTGEKPYKCEICLKSFTYNSSLRFHNKTHTGIKPHKCGICLKSFTLKSSLLSHEKSHTGIQLYKCDICLKSFIRKDKLVIHLRSHTGE